The sequence below is a genomic window from Escherichia marmotae.
ACATCAGCGCGGGCATTACCAAACAGCCCCTGCAAATAGCGCGGCACAGTATCAAAGCCAAAATTGGTTTTACCGTCGCGGCTGGCATTAGCGGAAGAACTCTTGCTGGCACTGACGTTTTCCTGCAACACAATGGTCAGCGTATCGCCAATATTACGTGGGCGGCGATCTTCAAACAGCGGTTGATAGCCATAGTTAATCGGCTGAGCAGACTGGAATATGGAACCGTTGGCGACGGGTGTCGGACCAGGAACCGGCTGTGCAGTAGTCGCCCCCTGTACCAACGGCGTGGAGGGTATCCAGGCACAGCCGGTCAGTGAAAACACCAACAAGCTGGAAATGGCGTAAATGCGCGCAGCGTTTTTTTGCATGGCTATCATCTTCAAAAATCAGTAAACCGGTGAACCAGCCACCGGTTATGCCTTAGAGTTGCGTCAGTTTTTGCAGCATCTGATCGGTGGTAGATACCGCTTTACTGTTGATTTCGTAGGCACGTTGTACCTGAATCATGTTGACCAGTTCTTCCGCCACGTTGACGTTAGATGTTTCAACATACCCTTGATACAGCAGCCCCGCACCGTTCAGACCCGGTGTACTTTCGTTCGGTGCGCCGGAGGATTGCGTTTCGGTGTAGAGGTTTTCGCCAATGCTCTCCAGCCCAGTGTCGTTCATAAAGGTAGTGAGATTAAGCTGCCCAACCTGAACCGGAGCCGCCTGGCCTTGCTGGGTTACGCTGACCACGCCATCACGACCGATGGTGATGCTTAACGCATTCGCTGGAATGGTGATCGCAGGCTGTACCTGAAAACCACCCGCCGTCACCAACTGCCCGTTCTGATCCACCTGGAAAGAGCCGTCGCGGGTGTAGGCCGATGAGCCATCCGGCAGCATGATCTGGAAAAAGCCCTGCCCTTTAATCGCCACATCTTTGCTGTTATTGGTTTGCGACAGGTTGCCCTGACTGTGTAGGCGTTCAGTGGCAACCGGACGCACACCAGTACCGATTTGTAACCCGGACGGCAAGGTGGTTTGTTCGGAAGACTGCGCTCCAGGCTGGCGAATGGTTTGATAAAGCAGATCTTCAAACACCGCCCGCTGACGCTTTAAACCGTTGGTACTGACGTTTGCCAGGTTGTTGGCAATGACGTCCATATTGGTTTGCTGGGCGTCGAGGCCGGTTTTGGCGATCCATAATGAACTGATCATAAAATGTCCTGTAGTGGAGTGCTGACCACGTGCATATGTCTTTTTACCGGATGCGGCGTAAACGCCTTATCCGGCCTACAAGATCTCGCAAATTCAATACATTGCGATGCAACTCGTAAGCCCGATAAAATTGCGCATCAGGTAACTTATGCTTGTCACTTATCCTTTCAATTAACTCATCGAAAGCAGTTGATTGGCACGGCCTGCGTTATCATCAACGCTGCTGATAACCTTCATCTGCATTTCAAAACGCCGCGCGCTGGCAATCATGTCGCTCATCGCCGCAACAGCATTGACATTACTGCCTTCCAGCACGCCCGACATCACCCGTAACGTCGGGTCTGCCTGAAGTTCCGCTCCACGTGTGGCCTGACTTTCAGCAGTCAAACGAAAAATGCCGTCATCGCCGCGCTGCACTTCACTGCCCGTAGCTTTCACCAGTTTCAGCCGCCCGACTGGAGCGACGGTATTTGCCGGATCGCCAGAATTCAGCGCCGAGATAGTACCATCGGCAGCAATAGTGATTTCCGCCCCTTCCGGCACAGCAATCGGCCCCGCCTCACCAATCACCGGATGCCCCTGAATCGTCAGTTGCCCGGTGGGATCAACCTGAATGCTGCCATTACGCGTATATCCTTCGCTACCGTCAGCGGTCTGCACGGCCAGCCAGCCGTCTTGCTGTAACGCAACATCCAGCGGACGTGAGGTGTAATCCATCTTGCCGGGCGTCATGTCTGCCCCTGGCGTAGATGCCGTCACCAGCGTGCGTGTAGGCAGCGAAAGTCCCTCTACCGGCACCGCACGTAAGGCGTTTATCTGCGCGCGAAAACCAGGTGTAGATGCATTCGCCAGATTACTGGCAGTTACCGCTTGCTGATTCAGCGTCTGGCTGGCGGCCCCCATCGCGGTATAGATTGCGTGATCCATTGAGCTATCCCGTCAGCGATTAGCGTAAGTTAACCAGCGTGTTGAGGATCTGGTCCTGGGTTTTGATAGTCTGGGCGTTGGACTGATAGTTACGCTGGGCGACAATCATATTGACCAGTTCTTTGCTGAGATCGACATTGGACGCTTCCAGCGCACCATTGGTCAGCGTGCCAAAATTGCCTGTTCCGGCAGTCCCCAACAGCGCCACGCCAGAAGATTGCGTCGCAGACCAGACATTATCGCCTTCGGACGCCAGTCCTTCGTTGTTAGCGAAGTTAGCCAGCACAATCTGCCCCAACAGTTGGGTTTGTTCGTTGGAATAGTTGCCGACTACCGTACCGTCATCGTTGATTTGGTAACTCACCAGATCGCCCGGTTTGTAGCCGTTCTGGGTGGTTGCCACGATGTTGTTCGCACCGGCGTTTTGTTGCATGGAGTTGAGGAAACTTAACGAGAATGAGGCGGGATCTGCACCGTTAATTGCACCGGTGGCAACTAACGCAGAAGCACCAGATGTCAGAGTTCCATTCGCATCAAACGCCAGTGTTGTTACTTGCTTAGCGATACTGGCTGCATCACTACTATCCTGGGTGTAAACATCCCAGTTATTATCCCCGGTCTTCACAAAGTAGACGCTCATGTCATGAGCATTCCCCTAGCTGTCAAATACCGTTACCGAACCTTTTTTGTTATAGCTATCCGCATCGCTGGCATCGAAAGTTTTGACTGTCGGAAGAGGATCACTGGAGTTAAGGTTGATCTGCATTGACGCCGTTGTCGTCGTTTTCGCCGCCATCAGGGTATTCGGAATCGAAATATTGCCTGGATTCGCCCCCTGCTGAATAGTCGGTGGTGTGCCGGTTGCCGGATAACCCGTTAACTGTAAACCTTGCATATTCACCAGATTACGGTTTTCATCGAGTTTAAATTGCCCGTTACGGCTGTAAAACACTGAGCCGTTACTGTCTACGAGGCGGAAGAAACCGTTCTGGCTGATGGCAACGTCAAGGCCACGTCCTGTATTCGTGGTCGTTCCATCGGTAAAATCCTGGGTAATGCCGGCAACTTTTACCCCCAGCCCCACTTTAGAACCCGCGAACATATCAGCAAAAGAAGCCGTACCGGATTTAAAACCATAGGTGGCGGAGTTGGCGATATTGTTGCCAATAACATCGAGGTTGGTGGCGGCTGCGTTTAATCCGCTAACCGCTTGAGAAAAGGCCATGACTGACTCCTGAAATGTGAAGGCTTAAATTATCTGCCGTACTTCGTCGAGAGTGGTGGTGCCGTAAGTGCCGAGATCCAGCGTATTACCGTTGTTACCGCGGATCACGCCCTGCACCAGAGCAAACTGCAGCGGTTGCGCAACTAACTGCGTACCACCGTTACTGGCGCTAATCGCCACGTTATAAGAACCATTCGGTGCGGTTGTGCCGTCAGTTAATGTGCCGTCCCAGGTGAAACTGTGGACTCCGGCGGTCAGTTCACCGATATCAATCGTGCGTACAACCGCGCCATTTTTATCAGTGATCGTGGCGGTGACTTTGTCTGCCGCCTGTTGCAGTTCAACACCAAACGGCGTGGTCGTGGTTACCGCCCCTTCTTCACTGCCAGTACCGGCAAGAATGGTCGTGCCGGGGATCATCACACCATGACCAATCAGGTTACTGGCCTGTAGCGACTGACTGTTGTCTATCTGTCCGGAAATCGAACCGAGTGTAGTATTGAGTTTTTCAATCCCGCTAACCGTGCTGATTTGCGCCAGTTGCGATGTCAACTCGTTGTTCTCCATCGGATTGGTCGGATCCTGATTTTTCAGTTGCGCCACCAGCAACGTCAGAAAACTGCTTTGTAAATCTGCAGCGTTACTGCCAGTGAGCGAACTACTGCTGGTAGTACTGACACCAGTGTTTGTCGGATCGGTAGTGGTTACCGCAATGGACATGGTTTTCTCCTTTATTGACCGAGCGTGAGGGTCTTCAGCATCATGCTTTTCACCGTGTTGAGGACTTCAACGTTGGCCTGATAACTGCGTGATGCCGACATGGTGTTAACCATCTCCCCAACCACATCCACGTTTGGCATTTTCACGTAACCCTTCGCGTCCGCCAGTGGATTTCCCGGCTCATATACCAGTTTGTCTGGCGCCTGGCTTTCAATCACGTCAGCCACTTTCACCCCACCTGTCGCGGTTCCCGGCGCGGCGTTCACCTGAAACACCACCTGTTTTGCCCGATAAGGTTGTCCGTCTGGCCCTGTCACGCTATCGGCATTCGCCAGATTACTGGCCGCTACGTTCAGACGCTGGGACTGGGCAGTTAACGCCGACCCGGCGATCTCAAAAATATTCAGCAGTGCCATCCGTTAATTTCCGCTCTGTAAAACGTTCATCATGCCTTTGATTTGCCCACTCAACGCGCTAAGGCTCATCTGATATTGCAGGCTGTTATCGGCAAACTGGGTGCGTTCGCGATCCATATCGACGGTATTGCCGTCCAGCGAAGGCTGATCCGGAATACGGTATTGCAGTTCTGCGGAAGGAGGCGTCAGCGCCTGCGCCGGAATGTGTTGCGTTGAGGTCATGGTCAGGGCCACCACACTGGTTTCATCCCGTCCACGCAGCATTACTTTTTTAAGTTCACTGGCAAAATCTATATCGCGCGCCTGATAACCAGGGGTATCGGCGTTGGCGATGTTTGCCGCCAGCACTTCCTGACGATGAGCGCGCAGATTGAGCGCCTCTTGTTGAAAACGTAAGGCGGCGTCGAGCTTATCGAGCATATCTCCTCCGCAGATATCAAAATTCTGCCGTCAGCTTAAAGGCTTTAGGCGCGCGTTATCGGCGGAATAAACGCAAAATGGGTCGCTATTTATGCCGTTGATGGTCACGCCGCGCGGGTACAATTTAGCCTGTAGAAATGGCTGGGGGCGGAAATGCAAATAATGAAGCATGGCGTGGTACTCATCGCGATACTGTTCAGCCCGCTGAGTACGGCTGGCGATTTCACATCACAATTGAAAACCTTTTTTGTGGTACAACTGGCGGGGTTGAGTGATGAGGTTCGTATCTCTATTCGCACGCCCCCCATTTACTGCCTGCGTGTGAACAGCCATTGTTTTCCATCACCAGTAATTCCCGCCTGTGGGGCAATGTGAATGTGCTGGCACGCTGCGGCAACGACAAACGATATGTGCAAGTCAATGTGCAGGCCACTGGGAATTATGTCGTTGCCGCGATGCCCATTGTGCGGGGAGGAAAACTGGAATCTGCCAGCGTCAAACTGAAACGCGGACGGCTGGATACCTTACCGCCACGTACTGTACTGGATGTTAATCAACTGGTTGATGCAGTCAGTCTGCGCGATCTGACGCCCGGGCAGCCAATACAACTAACCATGCTGCGCCAGGCCTGGCGAGTAAAAGCCGGACAGCGTGTCAACGTGATCGCCAGTGGCGATGGTTTCAGCGCTAATGCTGAAGGTCAGGCGCTGAACAACGCGGCGGTTGCGCAAAATGCTCGTGTCCGCATGGTGTCGGGTCAGGTGGTCAGTGGTGTGGTGGATGCGGATGGGAATATTCTTATAAACCTGTAATCTGTTAAAGATTGACCGACTATTGCCGATAAATAAGCAACAAATGATAAAAGCGCCCTCAATGAGGAATAAACCATGAGTATTGACCGCACCGCTCCCCTGAAGCCCATAAGCACCGTTCAGCCACGCGAAACCAGTGACACTCCGGTAGCCAATACCCGCTCGACAAAAACGACCGCCGCCGCCAGTACCAGTGTGACATTAAGCGATGCACAAGCAAAGCTGATGCAACCAGGCAGCAGTGATATCAATCTTGAGCGCGTAGAAGCGTTGAAACTGGCGATTCGTAACGGTGAACTAAAAATAGATGTCGGCAAAATTGCCGATGCACTGATCAGCGAAGTGCAACAAGACTTACTGAGTAAATAAACGTATGACGCGTCTTGCAGAGATCCTCGACCAGATGTCCGCAGTGCTTAACGATCTTAAAATGGTGATGGAGCAAGAGCTGCAACATCTCTCTATGGGGCAGATCAACGGCAGTCAGTTACAACGGATTACAGAACAAAAAAGCTCACTGCTGGCGACGCTGGATTACCTCGAGCAGTTACGTCGGCAAATACCGGATG
It includes:
- the flgH gene encoding flagellar basal body L-ring protein FlgH — protein: MQKNAARIYAISSLLVFSLTGCAWIPSTPLVQGATTAQPVPGPTPVANGSIFQSAQPINYGYQPLFEDRRPRNIGDTLTIVLQENVSASKSSSANASRDGKTNFGFDTVPRYLQGLFGNARADVDASGGNSFNGKGGANASNTFSGTLTVTVDQVLVNGNLHVVGEKQIAINQGTEFIRFSGVVNPRTISGSNTVPSTQVADARIEYVGNGYINEAQNMGWLQRFFLNLSPM
- the flgG gene encoding flagellar basal-body rod protein FlgG — encoded protein: MISSLWIAKTGLDAQQTNMDVIANNLANVSTNGLKRQRAVFEDLLYQTIRQPGAQSSEQTTLPSGLQIGTGVRPVATERLHSQGNLSQTNNSKDVAIKGQGFFQIMLPDGSSAYTRDGSFQVDQNGQLVTAGGFQVQPAITIPANALSITIGRDGVVSVTQQGQAAPVQVGQLNLTTFMNDTGLESIGENLYTETQSSGAPNESTPGLNGAGLLYQGYVETSNVNVAEELVNMIQVQRAYEINSKAVSTTDQMLQKLTQL
- the flgF gene encoding flagellar basal-body rod protein FlgF; translation: MDHAIYTAMGAASQTLNQQAVTASNLANASTPGFRAQINALRAVPVEGLSLPTRTLVTASTPGADMTPGKMDYTSRPLDVALQQDGWLAVQTADGSEGYTRNGSIQVDPTGQLTIQGHPVIGEAGPIAVPEGAEITIAADGTISALNSGDPANTVAPVGRLKLVKATGSEVQRGDDGIFRLTAESQATRGAELQADPTLRVMSGVLEGSNVNAVAAMSDMIASARRFEMQMKVISSVDDNAGRANQLLSMS
- the flgD gene encoding flagellar hook assembly protein FlgD; the protein is MSIAVTTTDPTNTGVSTTSSSSLTGSNAADLQSSFLTLLVAQLKNQDPTNPMENNELTSQLAQISTVSGIEKLNTTLGSISGQIDNSQSLQASNLIGHGVMIPGTTILAGTGSEEGAVTTTTPFGVELQQAADKVTATITDKNGAVVRTIDIGELTAGVHSFTWDGTLTDGTTAPNGSYNVAISASNGGTQLVAQPLQFALVQGVIRGNNGNTLDLGTYGTTTLDEVRQII
- the flgC gene encoding flagellar basal body rod protein FlgC is translated as MALLNIFEIAGSALTAQSQRLNVAASNLANADSVTGPDGQPYRAKQVVFQVNAAPGTATGGVKVADVIESQAPDKLVYEPGNPLADAKGYVKMPNVDVVGEMVNTMSASRSYQANVEVLNTVKSMMLKTLTLGQ
- the flgB gene encoding flagellar basal body rod protein FlgB; its protein translation is MLDKLDAALRFQQEALNLRAHRQEVLAANIANADTPGYQARDIDFASELKKVMLRGRDETSVVALTMTSTQHIPAQALTPPSAELQYRIPDQPSLDGNTVDMDRERTQFADNSLQYQMSLSALSGQIKGMMNVLQSGN
- the flgM gene encoding flagellar biosynthesis anti-sigma factor FlgM, translated to MSIDRTAPLKPISTVQPRETSDTPVANTRSTKTTAAASTSVTLSDAQAKLMQPGSSDINLERVEALKLAIRNGELKIDVGKIADALISEVQQDLLSK